The window CGCGCAACCGAAAGAGGCATGGACGCTATGAACGCCGTCAAAAAAGATAATCCAATCGTCGGCCAAGGCACGACCCTGCAGCAATGGCAGGGCTCCCGACATCTGGCGCAACTGCAACGCATCGACATTCTTGATCTGGTGCCACCGGGCTCGCGTGCGGTGGTCATCGCCCCGCATCCCGATGACGAAGTGCTCGGCTGCGGCGGCTTGCTGCAACTGCTCGCCGCCGCTGGCCGTCCGTTGCAGTTGATCTCCGTGACTGACGGCAGCGCCAGTCATCCCGGTTCCGAACGCTGGCCCGTCGAACGCCTCAGCATGATTCGCCCACAGGAGTCCGCCGAAGCATTGCGCCGGCTAGGTGTGCCCATGCATCGCCTGAAATGGTTGCGCGGCGGCTTCAGCGATACGCAAGTGGCCTCTCAAGAACAGGCACTGAGCGAGTTTATCGAACGCCACCTGCGCCCCGATGATGTGGTCTTCACCACGTGGTGCGAGGACGGCCATTGCGATCACGAGGCTGTCGGCCGCGCCAGTGCCGAGGCGGCGCAAAGAGTCGGTGCGACTTGTCACGAGTTGCCCGTGTGGACTTGGCACTGGGCAACGCCCGAAGACGCCGCTGTGCCGTGGCAACGGGCGCGCAAGATTCTGTTGTCGCCGGCGCAGGTGGCGCGCAAACGCCATGCTGTACATGCCTTCGCCAGTCAGCTCGAAGGCGATCCCGAAGCAGGGCTTGGTCCGGTGCTGGCGCCCTATGTGCTAGATCGCCTGCTGCAGCCATTCGAGGTGGTGTTTCTATGAGCGTCGAAGATCGCTACTTCGATGGCCTGTTCGCCGGCAACGACGACCCGTGGGCCTTTCGCGAGCGCTGGTACGAGCAACGCAAACGCGCAATCACTCTCGCCGCATTGCCGCGCCCGCATTACCGCTCGATTTTCGAACCGGGCTGCGCCAACGGTGAGTTGAGCGCTGAACTGGCCACGCGCTGCGACCGCTTGCTGTGCTGTGACACGGCGAGCACCGCGGTCAAACTGGCGACCACCCGACTGAGCCTGTTTGACCACGCTCAGGTGCGGCAAAGTCGCTTGCCAAGTGATTGGCCGGAAGAAAAATTCGACCTGATTGTATTTAGCGAAATCGGCTACTACCTCGACAGTAAGGATCTGACAGACGTGATCCGCCGGATCACTGATTCCCTGACGGCCGACGGGCAATTGCTCGCCTGCCATTGGCGCCCGCCCATTGATGATTGCCCGCTGAACGCACGGCAGGTTCACGACTTGATCCACGAGCAACTCAAGTTGCCGCGTCTGGTGCTGCATCAAGAGGCGGATTTCATCCTTGAAGTCTGGAGCCGTGAGCCCCGTTCGGTGGCCGCGCTGGAGGGTTTGCGATGATTGGCATTCTGATTCCGGCGCACAACGAAGAGGACCTGCTCGATGAGTGCCTGAGCGCCGCCATGCGTGCGAGCCGCCACGGTTTGCTCGCGGGCGAACCGGTTGAAGTGCTGGTGGTGCTCGACAGCTGCACCGACCGCTCGGCACAGATTGTAGATAACTACCCGGTGCTGAGCCTGCACATCGACGCGCGCAATGTCGGCCAGGCCCGCGCTGCCGGCGCTCAGGTGCTGTTGGAGCGCGGCGCCCGCTGGATTTCCTGCTCGGACGCCGACAGCCGCGTCGCCGATGACTGGCTGGTGGCCCAGCTCGGACTGGGCGCCGACGCGGTGTGCGGCACCGTCACGGTCGAGCGCTGGCACGAGTCATTCGATGCCGCGGCGCAAATCCGCTACCACCGCCACTACCGCGCCTGCGATGGCCATCGGCATATCCACGGCGCTAACCTGGGCGTCAGCGCTGATGCCTATCGCTGGGCCGGCGGCTTTAAGCCACTGGCGTGCGATGAAGATGTGCAACTGGTGCGCGAGCTGGAACTGGTTGGCGCAAACATCGCCTGGAGTTATCGCCCGCAAGTTCACACCAGCGCTCGTTTCGACAGCCGTGCGCGAGGCGGATTTGGTGACTATTTGCGAAAACTGGCACAGATAGAGCAAAAAAATACGGATCAGATTGATCTGTGACGCGACGAACGTCACTTCATGAGCAATACTCTGCTGCGCGGCAATCCAGGGTTCGGAGCGTCGCACCGCAATCAACCAGCCTTCACGGGTCGGCCGCGCCAGATATTCATGGCCACGGGCACGACTGAGGGCGAGACCACACAAGGACGTCGCACCCATGAAACCGTTATCGCTCACCGAAAACAGTCCGTCGGCGCAAATCTGGAACAGCGCCCCGCAACTGGACAACATTCCTGTCATCAACACCCGCAGCCTCGTGCCACCCGGCGCCCGCGCCGTGGTGATCGCCCCGCACCCCGGCGATGAAGTCGTGACCTGCGGCGGATTGCTGCAATTACTTTCAAGCCTCGGCCATCCATTGCAGTTGCTGTCCATCACCGACGGCAGCGCCAGTCACCCCGGTTCCCGGCAATGGTCGGAAAAACGCCTGAGCGTGTTTCGCCCGCAGGAAAGTGTCGAAGCCCTGCGCCGTCTCGGTCTGCCAATGCACAGCCTGAAATGGGTGCGCGGCGGTTTCACCGACAACGCCCTGAACGATCAGCACAGCCAGCTCACCGAGTTCATCGGCCGCTACCTGCGCCCCGGCGACGTGGTGTTCAGCACCTGGCGCGGAGACCGCAATGACGATCATGAAGCGGTCGGTCGCGCCAGCGCCGAAGCCGCCGAACTGGCCGGTGCGACCTTCCACGACGTGCCGGTCTGGGCATGGCACTGGCCGGAGCGCGACCAAAAACTGATCCCCTGGGAACGCGCACGCAAACTGCGCCTCGATACCTGGACCGTCGCGCGCAAAAGCCACGCCACCCACGCCTACGCCAGCCAGCTCAAAGGCGAACCGGCCATCGGCATCGCGCCGATGCTGCCGCCGGTGATCCTTGAGCGGATGCGTTTGCCGTATGAAATTG of the Pseudomonas sp. Seg1 genome contains:
- a CDS encoding PIG-L family deacetylase; its protein translation is MNAVKKDNPIVGQGTTLQQWQGSRHLAQLQRIDILDLVPPGSRAVVIAPHPDDEVLGCGGLLQLLAAAGRPLQLISVTDGSASHPGSERWPVERLSMIRPQESAEALRRLGVPMHRLKWLRGGFSDTQVASQEQALSEFIERHLRPDDVVFTTWCEDGHCDHEAVGRASAEAAQRVGATCHELPVWTWHWATPEDAAVPWQRARKILLSPAQVARKRHAVHAFASQLEGDPEAGLGPVLAPYVLDRLLQPFEVVFL
- a CDS encoding SAM-dependent methyltransferase, whose translation is MSVEDRYFDGLFAGNDDPWAFRERWYEQRKRAITLAALPRPHYRSIFEPGCANGELSAELATRCDRLLCCDTASTAVKLATTRLSLFDHAQVRQSRLPSDWPEEKFDLIVFSEIGYYLDSKDLTDVIRRITDSLTADGQLLACHWRPPIDDCPLNARQVHDLIHEQLKLPRLVLHQEADFILEVWSREPRSVAALEGLR
- a CDS encoding glycosyltransferase; translated protein: MIGILIPAHNEEDLLDECLSAAMRASRHGLLAGEPVEVLVVLDSCTDRSAQIVDNYPVLSLHIDARNVGQARAAGAQVLLERGARWISCSDADSRVADDWLVAQLGLGADAVCGTVTVERWHESFDAAAQIRYHRHYRACDGHRHIHGANLGVSADAYRWAGGFKPLACDEDVQLVRELELVGANIAWSYRPQVHTSARFDSRARGGFGDYLRKLAQIEQKNTDQIDL
- a CDS encoding PIG-L family deacetylase, translated to MKPLSLTENSPSAQIWNSAPQLDNIPVINTRSLVPPGARAVVIAPHPGDEVVTCGGLLQLLSSLGHPLQLLSITDGSASHPGSRQWSEKRLSVFRPQESVEALRRLGLPMHSLKWVRGGFTDNALNDQHSQLTEFIGRYLRPGDVVFSTWRGDRNDDHEAVGRASAEAAELAGATFHDVPVWAWHWPERDQKLIPWERARKLRLDTWTVARKSHATHAYASQLKGEPAIGIAPMLPPVILERMRLPYEIVFV